In Candidatus Poribacteria bacterium, one genomic interval encodes:
- a CDS encoding anaerobic sulfatase maturase — MVQHNAPRAFHVMTKPIGPICNLDCEYCFYLDKEKLYPETRSFRMNDAILENYVKQYIEAQEVNEVTFAWQGGEPTLMGVDFFRQAIRYQQKYRRPGMQIQNSFQTNATLLDDEWGEFFKRNKFLIGVSIDGPPETHDKYRYDKRGRPSSEQVIKGLRVLQKHNVDYNILCVVNKHNAEYPKEVYNYFKELGAEFMQFIPAVEHFGGKNVSPRSVTARQYGKFLCAIFDEWVVNDIGRIFVQIFDVALEAWLGYNPSLCVFNETCGDALAIEHNGDFYSCDHFVTPDYHVGNIEENTIAEMVDSTFQRKFGTDKRDTLPEYCRSCEVKFVCNGGCPKNRFIKTPTGEDGLNYLCAGYKQFFNHIDEPMKMMAAALQAGRPANSIMPILRQRRQEKAQGNTPIAAKVSQKVGRNSPCPCGSGRKYKQCCLNKT, encoded by the coding sequence ATGGTTCAACACAATGCCCCGCGCGCATTTCATGTAATGACAAAGCCGATCGGACCGATATGTAATCTGGATTGCGAGTATTGTTTCTATCTCGATAAAGAGAAACTTTACCCCGAAACGCGCTCCTTCCGAATGAATGATGCGATTTTGGAAAATTACGTCAAACAATACATTGAGGCACAAGAGGTCAACGAAGTCACATTCGCATGGCAAGGCGGCGAGCCTACATTGATGGGTGTGGATTTCTTCCGACAAGCAATCAGATACCAGCAGAAATACAGACGTCCCGGCATGCAGATTCAGAATTCGTTTCAGACAAACGCCACACTCCTTGACGATGAATGGGGAGAGTTTTTTAAGCGGAACAAATTTCTAATCGGCGTAAGTATCGACGGACCGCCGGAAACTCACGATAAATACCGCTACGATAAACGCGGTAGACCCTCCTCCGAGCAAGTAATCAAGGGGTTGCGTGTTTTGCAGAAACACAACGTCGATTATAATATACTGTGTGTCGTCAATAAACACAACGCCGAGTATCCCAAGGAAGTCTATAACTACTTCAAAGAGCTTGGCGCAGAGTTTATGCAGTTCATTCCTGCAGTTGAGCATTTCGGTGGAAAAAACGTGTCCCCGCGTTCCGTTACGGCACGGCAGTACGGTAAATTTCTGTGTGCCATCTTCGATGAATGGGTCGTGAACGACATTGGCAGAATTTTCGTCCAGATTTTCGATGTGGCGTTAGAGGCGTGGTTGGGCTATAACCCAAGTCTCTGTGTTTTCAATGAAACCTGCGGTGATGCCCTCGCTATTGAGCATAACGGGGATTTCTACTCTTGCGATCATTTCGTTACGCCCGACTACCACGTTGGGAACATTGAGGAGAACACTATTGCTGAGATGGTGGATTCAACGTTCCAACGCAAATTCGGGACCGATAAACGAGATACGCTCCCCGAATACTGCCGAAGCTGCGAAGTGAAGTTCGTCTGTAATGGCGGTTGTCCGAAAAACCGATTCATCAAAACGCCCACGGGTGAAGACGGTTTGAACTACCTCTGTGCTGGCTATAAGCAATTTTTCAATCACATCGACGAACCGATGAAGATGATGGCTGCTGCACTGCAAGCAGGACGACCTGCAAATAGCATCATGCCGATTCTACGGCAGCGTCGGCAGGAAAAAGCACAAGGCAACACCCCGATAGCCGCAAAAGTCTCACAGAAAGTCGGACGGAACTCACCGTGTCCGTGTGGCAGCGGTCGAAAGTATAAACAGTGTTGTTTAAACAAAACGTAA
- a CDS encoding AAA family ATPase: MSKNVIVVAGPNGSGKTTFVSEYLRESEISEYISADAIAERLVSRPEDMDSVKIQAGRLFIREIHGLIQSGTDFIVEVTLAGKGFARTISQLKRAGYTVTIVFIFLKSPETSVARVRNRVSAGGHHVPTEDVVRRFYRSKQNFWNTYRNLVDQWHMFYNSVEYFQAVAFGKYNQVTVINEDYFQLFIRDLHDGEA, translated from the coding sequence TTGTCAAAAAATGTAATAGTCGTAGCGGGTCCAAACGGGTCCGGCAAAACGACGTTTGTTTCCGAATATCTTCGAGAGTCAGAGATTTCTGAATACATCAGTGCCGATGCAATCGCGGAAAGACTGGTATCCCGACCGGAGGACATGGACAGCGTCAAAATTCAGGCAGGTCGGCTCTTTATACGAGAAATCCATGGGCTTATCCAATCAGGGACAGATTTTATTGTAGAGGTGACGCTTGCTGGAAAAGGGTTTGCAAGAACTATCTCTCAATTGAAACGTGCTGGCTATACAGTCACAATCGTCTTTATTTTTCTTAAATCCCCTGAGACGAGCGTTGCTCGTGTGCGAAATCGAGTAAGTGCTGGCGGACACCATGTGCCAACAGAAGATGTTGTGCGTCGCTTCTACCGGAGCAAGCAAAACTTTTGGAACACTTATAGAAACCTGGTAGATCAGTGGCACATGTTTTACAATTCTGTGGAATATTTTCAGGCGGTTGCCTTTGGTAAATACAATCAGGTTACAGTGATAAACGAAGATTATTTTCAACTGTTTATACGAGACCTTCATGATGGAGAAGCATAA